Proteins encoded by one window of Streptomyces uncialis:
- a CDS encoding ROK family transcriptional regulator, producing MTARPANAHQARLLKLLRDEGPHSRAQLGDRVDLSRSKLAVEVDRLLETGLVAADGLAASRGGRRSHNIRLAPELRFLGVDIGATSADVAVTNAELEVLGHITQPLDVRDGPVAVFEQVLAMAAKLRASGLAEGFDGAGIGVPGPVRFPEGVPVAPPIMPGWDGFPVREALSQELGCPVMVDNDVNLMAMGEQHAGVARSVGDFLCVKIGTGIGCGIVVGGEVHRGTTGSAGDIGHIQVDPGGRPCACGNRGCLEAYFSGAALARDALDAAQQGRSDELAARLAAAGVLTAADVAAAASAGDATALELIRAGGNRTGQVIAGLVSFFNPGLVVIGGGVTGLGHTLLAAIRTQVYRQSLPLATGNLPIVLGELGPAAGVIGAARLISDHLFSPA from the coding sequence ATGACGGCACGACCCGCCAACGCGCATCAGGCGCGACTGCTCAAGCTGCTGCGCGACGAAGGCCCCCACTCGCGGGCCCAGCTCGGCGACCGGGTCGACCTCTCGCGGTCGAAGCTCGCCGTCGAGGTGGACCGGCTGCTGGAGACCGGACTCGTGGCCGCCGACGGGCTCGCCGCCTCCCGGGGAGGCCGCCGCTCCCACAACATCCGGCTCGCTCCCGAGCTCCGCTTCCTCGGTGTCGACATCGGCGCCACCTCGGCCGACGTGGCCGTCACCAACGCGGAACTGGAGGTGCTGGGCCACATCACCCAGCCCCTCGACGTACGCGACGGCCCCGTGGCGGTCTTCGAACAAGTCCTCGCCATGGCGGCCAAGTTGCGGGCCTCCGGGCTCGCCGAGGGGTTCGACGGTGCCGGGATCGGCGTCCCGGGACCGGTCCGCTTCCCCGAGGGTGTCCCTGTCGCCCCGCCGATCATGCCCGGCTGGGACGGCTTCCCGGTGCGCGAGGCGCTCAGCCAGGAGCTGGGCTGCCCCGTCATGGTCGACAACGACGTGAACCTGATGGCGATGGGGGAGCAGCACGCGGGCGTCGCCCGTTCCGTGGGCGACTTCCTCTGCGTCAAGATCGGCACCGGTATCGGCTGCGGGATCGTCGTCGGTGGCGAGGTCCACCGGGGGACGACCGGCAGCGCGGGGGACATCGGCCATATCCAGGTCGACCCCGGCGGCCGTCCCTGCGCCTGCGGCAACCGGGGCTGTCTGGAGGCGTACTTCAGCGGCGCCGCGCTCGCCCGGGACGCCCTGGACGCCGCCCAGCAGGGACGTTCCGACGAGCTGGCGGCCCGTCTCGCCGCCGCCGGGGTGCTGACCGCCGCCGATGTGGCCGCCGCCGCGTCGGCCGGGGACGCCACCGCGCTGGAGCTCATCCGCGCGGGCGGCAACCGCACCGGTCAGGTCATCGCCGGACTCGTCAGCTTCTTCAATCCCGGCCTGGTGGTGATAGGCGGCGGTGTGACCGGGCTCGGTCACACCCTGCTCGCCGCGATCCGCACCCAGGTCTACCGCCAGTCGCTGCCGCTCGCGACCGGCAACCTGCCCATCGTCCTGGGCGAGCTGGGACCCGCCGCCGGAGTCATCGGCGCGGCACGGCTCATCAGCGACCACCTGTTCTCGCCGGCCTGA
- a CDS encoding COG1361 S-layer family protein: MRPKRRAGRRRPVLRGAVATLACAAVLCAGAGPASALAPLTPAQVVTQLGRAPGLRADTPPGGLVTYTLTARNNGPSVARDVIATDTLPEGLEFVSSADGCTASGGTVTCGPEPELLVGETKSWTFVVRLSPSYQGDGTDLGNTATGTSEAEDPDPGNNTTDPVTPVGPFDPVSDLNTVKTALGSGPVVPGEEFGYRITTENTGPSDARNVTATDTLPQGITFVSSPDPCVAAGQRVTCGPRARLAPGASVSWAFRVRLSDAYSGDGSDLRNTATSTSDSTDPNPEDNTSPPVLPPGGVTGPQADLWTTKQPSTTAPVSPGETFGYTVTVTNDGPSRALDARVTDTLPAPLAFVSSPDGCTATAQTVSCGPQPVLAPGASKTWRFTVRLDEAYRGDGSDIANTATVSSDTDDPVPGNNTSPPAGLPGSTVNQPYADLAVTKEAVGTTAPVPGRTFDYRIRITNNGPSADAFNVRLADELPTGLTYVSSSPSGCTVSGQAVSCRRAGPLRVGETAEYVLTVRVDPAYKGDGSDLLNTAKVTADNIDPASENDTDTATVPGGQVAAPSADLGIVKRPVTSTPIAPGEMFDYEVTVTNNGPSQAEQITVTDALPTALGFVSSEDDCESGDTVVCGPLATLAPGASVTWVFRVKLDPRYTGDGSDIRNTARVGALTQDPVPGNDSSTTGTPGGSVKRPTADLEVTKETP; this comes from the coding sequence ATGAGACCGAAGAGACGTGCCGGGCGCCGCCGTCCCGTGCTGCGCGGCGCGGTCGCCACGCTGGCCTGCGCGGCCGTGCTGTGCGCGGGCGCCGGGCCCGCGAGCGCGCTGGCTCCGCTGACGCCCGCGCAGGTGGTGACACAGCTCGGCCGGGCGCCGGGCCTCCGTGCGGACACCCCGCCCGGCGGCCTGGTCACCTACACGCTGACCGCCCGTAACAACGGCCCTTCGGTGGCCCGTGACGTCATCGCGACGGACACCCTGCCGGAGGGCCTGGAGTTCGTGTCGTCGGCGGACGGCTGCACCGCGTCCGGTGGCACGGTCACCTGCGGCCCGGAGCCGGAACTGCTGGTCGGCGAGACGAAGTCGTGGACGTTCGTGGTCCGGCTCAGCCCGTCCTACCAGGGCGACGGCACGGACCTCGGGAACACGGCGACCGGTACCTCCGAGGCGGAGGACCCGGACCCCGGCAACAACACCACCGACCCGGTCACCCCGGTCGGCCCCTTCGACCCGGTGTCGGACCTGAACACCGTGAAGACGGCGCTCGGGAGCGGACCGGTGGTGCCCGGTGAGGAGTTCGGCTACCGGATCACCACGGAGAACACCGGTCCGTCCGACGCGCGCAATGTCACCGCCACCGACACCCTGCCGCAGGGGATCACCTTCGTCTCCTCGCCCGACCCGTGCGTGGCGGCCGGACAGCGGGTGACCTGCGGGCCGCGGGCCCGGCTCGCGCCCGGCGCGAGCGTGTCATGGGCGTTCCGGGTCAGACTGAGCGACGCGTACAGCGGCGACGGCTCCGATCTGCGGAACACCGCCACCTCCACGTCCGACTCGACGGACCCGAACCCGGAGGACAACACCTCGCCGCCGGTCCTGCCGCCGGGCGGGGTCACCGGTCCGCAGGCCGATCTGTGGACCACCAAACAGCCCTCGACCACGGCACCCGTCTCCCCCGGTGAGACCTTCGGGTACACGGTCACCGTGACCAACGACGGTCCTTCGCGGGCGCTGGACGCCCGGGTCACCGACACGCTGCCGGCCCCGCTGGCGTTCGTGTCGTCGCCCGACGGCTGCACGGCGACCGCGCAGACCGTCTCCTGCGGTCCGCAGCCGGTACTCGCCCCGGGCGCGTCGAAGACCTGGCGGTTCACGGTACGGCTGGACGAGGCGTACCGGGGTGACGGCTCCGACATCGCCAACACCGCCACCGTGTCCTCCGACACCGACGACCCGGTGCCCGGCAACAACACCAGTCCCCCGGCGGGGCTCCCCGGCAGCACGGTCAACCAGCCGTACGCGGATCTCGCGGTGACGAAGGAGGCGGTCGGCACGACGGCACCGGTCCCCGGCCGGACGTTCGACTACCGCATCCGGATCACCAACAACGGCCCGTCGGCCGACGCGTTCAACGTACGGCTCGCCGACGAGCTGCCGACGGGGCTGACGTATGTGTCGTCCTCGCCGAGCGGCTGCACCGTCTCGGGCCAGGCGGTGTCCTGCCGCCGCGCCGGCCCACTGCGGGTCGGTGAGACGGCCGAGTACGTGCTGACCGTCCGGGTGGACCCTGCGTACAAGGGCGACGGCAGCGATCTGCTGAACACCGCGAAGGTCACGGCCGACAACATCGACCCGGCCTCGGAGAACGACACCGACACGGCGACCGTGCCGGGCGGTCAGGTCGCGGCGCCCTCCGCGGACCTCGGGATCGTCAAGCGTCCGGTGACGAGTACGCCGATCGCGCCCGGCGAGATGTTCGACTACGAGGTCACCGTCACCAACAACGGACCGTCGCAGGCCGAGCAGATCACGGTCACCGACGCGCTGCCGACCGCGCTCGGGTTCGTCTCGTCGGAGGACGACTGCGAGTCCGGTGACACGGTGGTCTGCGGTCCGCTCGCGACCCTGGCCCCCGGGGCCTCGGTGACCTGGGTGTTCCGGGTGAAGCTGGATCCGCGGTACACGGGTGACGGCTCCGACATCCGCAACACGGCGCGGGTCGGGGCACTGACCCAGGACCCCGTACCGGGCAACGACTCCAGCACGACCGGTACCCCCGGCGGCTCGGTGAAGAGGCCGACGGCGGACCTGGAGGTGACGAAGGAGACGCCGTAG
- a CDS encoding substrate-binding domain-containing protein: MPQIPSRRGLLFGTAAVGAGALLTACTSNESEDEKPAANQNQPAASDKPGKPVTIGFAGPQADHGWLNAINENAESRAKKYSDVTLEITEGANDTAAQIGQIETLINKKVDVLVILPADGKALTQVGLKAMRAGIPVINLDRVFNSPQAYRCYIGGDNYGMGLNAGHYIGEKLKDKKGAKVVELAGLDNLELTKQRTQGFDDALKNYPNISKVARQAADFTVESGQAKMAQLLQAQKQIDALWNHDDDQGVGALRAIEQAGRDEFLMVGGAGALAAFEAIKQDRGVLKATVLYPPTMAASAIDLARALGQGKGISGTAEFEIPASVTLYSAVVDKDNVDQYMATGFK; this comes from the coding sequence ATGCCACAGATCCCGAGCCGCAGAGGACTGCTCTTCGGCACCGCCGCCGTCGGCGCGGGCGCCCTGCTCACGGCGTGCACCAGCAACGAGTCCGAGGACGAGAAGCCGGCCGCGAACCAGAACCAGCCCGCCGCGAGCGACAAGCCCGGCAAGCCGGTCACCATCGGCTTCGCCGGACCGCAGGCGGACCACGGCTGGCTCAACGCCATCAACGAGAACGCCGAGAGCAGGGCGAAGAAGTACTCCGACGTCACCCTGGAGATCACCGAGGGCGCCAACGACACGGCCGCGCAGATCGGGCAGATCGAGACCCTCATCAACAAGAAGGTCGACGTTCTCGTCATCCTGCCCGCCGACGGCAAGGCGCTCACCCAGGTCGGACTCAAGGCGATGCGTGCGGGCATCCCTGTCATCAACCTCGACCGGGTATTCAACTCCCCGCAGGCGTACCGCTGTTACATCGGCGGCGACAACTACGGGATGGGGCTGAACGCCGGGCACTACATCGGGGAGAAGCTGAAGGACAAGAAGGGCGCCAAGGTCGTCGAACTCGCGGGCCTCGACAATCTGGAGCTGACCAAGCAGCGCACCCAGGGCTTCGACGACGCGCTGAAGAACTACCCGAACATCAGCAAGGTCGCCCGGCAGGCCGCCGACTTCACCGTCGAGTCCGGCCAGGCGAAGATGGCCCAGCTCCTCCAGGCGCAGAAGCAGATCGACGCACTGTGGAACCACGACGACGACCAGGGCGTCGGCGCGCTGCGCGCCATCGAACAGGCCGGACGGGACGAGTTCCTGATGGTCGGCGGGGCCGGGGCGCTCGCCGCGTTCGAGGCCATCAAGCAGGACCGGGGCGTCCTCAAGGCGACCGTGCTCTACCCGCCGACCATGGCCGCGTCCGCGATCGACCTCGCCCGCGCCCTCGGCCAGGGCAAGGGCATATCCGGGACCGCCGAGTTCGAGATCCCGGCGTCCGTCACGCTCTACTCCGCCGTCGTCGACAAGGACAACGTCGACCAGTACATGGCGACCGGGTTCAAGTAG
- a CDS encoding ABC transporter permease, with product MTQPVSPAQRDGSPAGPDLRKTPGQPPDPGGAGGRSPRSGARVALARADVRTLSLVGVLAVLVLIGGITKPEEFLDTTNLQLVLTQSSIIGVVTVGMTFVIMSGGIDLSVGAIVALASVWATTVATQEYGFAGILFTAVLVGLGCGLVNGVLIAYGGMVPFIATLAMLASARGLALQITDGKTQVVSLDSILDLGERDAYILGVPPLVIVFAGVTVIGWLLLNRTTFGRRTVAVGGNPEAARLAGIDVRRQRLYLYLLSGLCCGIAAFLLIILSGSGQNTNGNLYELDAIAAAIIGGTLLSGGRGTIVGSVLGVLIFTTITNIFALNNLQSDVQQIAKGAIIVAAVLVQRRTSSHT from the coding sequence ATGACGCAGCCCGTGTCCCCCGCGCAGCGCGACGGGTCCCCGGCCGGTCCCGACCTCCGCAAGACCCCCGGGCAGCCGCCCGACCCCGGCGGCGCGGGCGGGAGGTCCCCGAGGTCCGGGGCGCGGGTCGCCCTGGCCCGTGCGGACGTCCGCACCCTCAGCCTGGTCGGGGTCCTCGCCGTCCTCGTCCTGATCGGCGGGATCACCAAGCCCGAGGAGTTCCTCGACACCACCAATCTGCAACTGGTGCTCACCCAGTCGTCCATCATCGGTGTCGTCACCGTCGGGATGACCTTCGTGATCATGAGCGGCGGAATCGATCTGTCGGTCGGCGCGATCGTGGCCCTCGCCTCCGTCTGGGCGACCACCGTCGCCACCCAGGAGTACGGCTTCGCGGGCATCCTGTTCACGGCGGTGCTCGTCGGGCTGGGCTGCGGACTCGTCAACGGCGTCCTCATCGCGTACGGCGGGATGGTGCCGTTCATCGCGACCCTCGCCATGCTGGCGTCCGCCCGCGGGCTCGCCCTCCAGATAACCGACGGCAAGACGCAGGTCGTCAGCCTCGACAGCATCCTCGACCTCGGGGAGCGCGACGCGTACATCCTCGGGGTGCCGCCGCTCGTCATCGTCTTCGCCGGGGTCACCGTCATCGGCTGGCTGCTGCTCAACCGGACCACGTTCGGCCGCCGCACGGTCGCGGTGGGCGGCAATCCCGAGGCGGCGCGGCTCGCCGGGATCGATGTCCGGCGCCAGCGCCTCTACCTCTATCTGCTGTCCGGGCTGTGCTGCGGGATCGCCGCGTTCCTGCTGATCATCCTGTCCGGCTCCGGCCAGAACACCAACGGCAATCTGTACGAACTGGACGCCATCGCCGCCGCGATCATCGGCGGAACCCTGCTCAGCGGTGGCCGGGGCACCATCGTGGGCTCCGTGCTCGGGGTGCTGATCTTCACCACGATCACCAACATCTTCGCCCTGAACAACCTCCAGAGCGATGTCCAGCAGATCGCCAAGGGCGCGATCATCGTCGCCGCGGTCCTCGTCCAGCGGCGCACCTCCAGCCATACCTAG
- a CDS encoding Gfo/Idh/MocA family protein has protein sequence MGPKGQPDPAGRGSAAATPEQRTEHLAPPLGIGMVGYAFMGAAHSQGWRTAGRVFDLPRRPVLSAVCGRDPAAVRVAADRLGWAAAETDWRALIARDDVDVVDICTPGDSHAEIAIAALEAGKHVLCEKPLANTVEEAEAMAAAAEAARARGQVAMVGFNYRRVPATALARRMVAEGRIGTLRHVRVAYLQDWLVDPEAPLTWRLRKESAGSGALGDLGAHIIDLAQYLTGERISGVSALTETFVRERPLAGGPSGGAARGQVTVDDAALFTARLPSGALASFEATRFASGRKNALRIELNGELGSLAFDLERLNELSFHDHTEPGVSAGFRRILVTEPDHPYLDAWWPPGHGLGYEHTFVHQARDLVHAIASGTGPDPSFADGLQVQRVLAAVEESAAKNSVYTTVPA, from the coding sequence ATGGGCCCCAAGGGACAGCCCGACCCGGCCGGCCGTGGCAGCGCCGCCGCGACCCCCGAGCAGCGCACCGAGCACCTCGCCCCACCCCTCGGGATCGGCATGGTCGGCTACGCCTTCATGGGCGCCGCCCATTCCCAGGGCTGGCGCACCGCGGGCCGGGTCTTCGACCTGCCCCGGCGGCCCGTCCTGTCGGCGGTCTGCGGCCGCGACCCGGCAGCGGTCCGGGTCGCGGCCGACCGGCTCGGCTGGGCCGCCGCCGAGACCGACTGGCGGGCGCTGATCGCCCGCGACGACGTCGACGTGGTCGACATCTGCACCCCGGGCGACAGCCATGCGGAGATCGCGATCGCCGCGCTGGAGGCGGGCAAGCACGTCCTGTGCGAGAAGCCGCTCGCCAACACCGTGGAGGAGGCCGAGGCGATGGCCGCCGCCGCCGAGGCGGCCCGCGCCCGGGGACAGGTCGCCATGGTCGGCTTCAACTACCGCCGCGTCCCGGCGACCGCGCTGGCCCGCCGGATGGTCGCGGAGGGCCGGATCGGCACCCTGCGGCACGTCCGGGTCGCCTATCTCCAGGACTGGCTCGTCGACCCCGAGGCCCCGCTGACCTGGCGGCTGCGCAAGGAGTCCGCCGGATCGGGTGCCCTCGGCGATCTGGGCGCCCACATCATCGACCTCGCGCAGTACCTCACGGGCGAACGGATCAGCGGCGTCTCGGCGCTCACCGAGACGTTCGTCCGGGAACGGCCGCTGGCCGGCGGGCCGTCCGGCGGCGCGGCACGCGGCCAGGTCACCGTGGACGACGCGGCCCTGTTCACCGCGCGGCTGCCGTCCGGGGCGCTGGCCTCCTTCGAGGCGACCCGGTTCGCCTCCGGCCGCAAGAACGCGCTGCGCATCGAGCTCAACGGTGAACTCGGCTCGCTCGCCTTCGACCTGGAACGCCTCAACGAACTCTCCTTCCACGACCACACCGAACCGGGCGTGAGCGCGGGCTTCCGCCGCATCCTCGTCACCGAGCCCGACCATCCGTACCTGGACGCGTGGTGGCCGCCGGGCCACGGTCTCGGCTACGAGCACACCTTCGTCCACCAGGCCCGCGACCTCGTGCACGCCATCGCGTCCGGGACCGGACCCGATCCCTCCTTCGCCGACGGACTCCAGGTGCAGCGGGTGCTGGCCGCCGTCGAGGAGAGCGCCGCGAAGAACTCCGTCTACACCACCGTCCCGGCCTAG
- a CDS encoding sugar ABC transporter ATP-binding protein: MAPQPPLLHMSGITKSFPGVRALDGVDLEVLAGEVHCLLGQNGAGKSTLIKVLAGVHQPDDGEITWQGDRVRLKSPIAAMRLGIATIYQELDLVEHLSVAENVFLGHEPTTAGFIVRGRDARTAAAALLGRLGHPEIDPARLVGELSAAHQQVVSMARALSHDVRLIVMDEPSAALDPDEVDNLFRIVTDLTADGVAVVYISHRLEEIRRIGNRVTVLKDGRAVAGGLPAASTPTDAVVSLMTGRDVAYVFPPRPAPRDLPAPVLTVEGLSRAGEFEPLDLAVRPGEIVGLAGLVGSGRSEILETVYGARRPTAGRVTVDGEVLRPGSVRAAVRAGLGLAPEERKAQALLMLESVTRNVSVSTMSRFARGGWVDRGAERAAAQKATRELSLRPDNPDAPVRTLSGGNQQKAVLARWLLRGCKVLLLDEPTRGVDVGARAELYAVVRRLADEGLAVLLVSSEVPEVLGLADRVLVLREGRVVHEAPATELDEHRVLDLVMEGSPVPTQTPSTAAAQPAAPSTEGSPAS; the protein is encoded by the coding sequence ATGGCACCACAACCACCGCTGCTCCATATGTCCGGCATCACCAAGTCGTTCCCCGGGGTCCGCGCCCTCGACGGCGTCGACCTGGAGGTACTGGCCGGTGAGGTCCACTGTCTGCTCGGGCAGAACGGCGCCGGGAAGTCCACCCTCATCAAGGTGCTCGCCGGGGTCCACCAGCCCGACGACGGGGAGATCACCTGGCAGGGCGACCGGGTCCGGCTCAAGTCCCCGATCGCCGCCATGCGGCTCGGGATCGCCACCATCTACCAGGAACTCGACCTGGTCGAACACCTCTCCGTCGCGGAGAACGTCTTCCTCGGCCATGAACCCACCACCGCCGGGTTCATCGTCCGGGGCCGGGACGCCCGTACCGCCGCCGCGGCCCTGCTGGGACGGCTCGGCCACCCGGAGATCGACCCCGCGCGGCTCGTCGGGGAACTGTCCGCCGCGCACCAGCAGGTCGTGTCCATGGCCCGCGCGCTCTCCCACGACGTCCGGCTCATCGTGATGGACGAGCCGTCCGCCGCGCTCGACCCGGACGAGGTCGACAACCTCTTCCGGATCGTCACCGACCTCACCGCCGACGGTGTCGCCGTCGTCTACATCTCGCACCGGCTGGAGGAGATCCGCCGGATCGGCAACCGGGTCACCGTCCTCAAGGACGGCCGTGCCGTCGCCGGGGGACTGCCCGCCGCCTCGACCCCGACCGACGCCGTCGTCTCCCTGATGACCGGCCGGGACGTCGCCTACGTCTTCCCGCCGCGCCCCGCCCCCCGGGACCTGCCCGCACCCGTCCTGACCGTCGAAGGACTCAGCCGGGCAGGCGAGTTCGAGCCGCTGGACCTGGCGGTGCGGCCCGGTGAGATCGTCGGCCTCGCCGGACTCGTCGGCTCCGGCCGCTCCGAGATCCTGGAGACCGTCTACGGGGCCCGGCGGCCCACCGCCGGACGGGTCACCGTCGACGGCGAGGTACTGCGCCCCGGCAGCGTCCGGGCGGCGGTGCGCGCCGGGCTCGGTCTCGCCCCCGAGGAACGCAAGGCGCAGGCCCTGCTGATGCTGGAGTCCGTCACCCGCAACGTCTCGGTCTCCACCATGTCCCGCTTCGCGCGCGGCGGCTGGGTCGACCGGGGCGCCGAACGCGCCGCGGCGCAGAAGGCGACCCGCGAACTGTCCCTGCGCCCCGACAACCCCGACGCCCCCGTGCGCACCCTGTCCGGCGGCAACCAGCAGAAGGCGGTGCTCGCCCGCTGGCTGCTGCGCGGCTGCAAGGTCCTGCTCCTCGACGAGCCCACCCGCGGTGTCGACGTGGGCGCCCGCGCCGAGCTGTACGCGGTGGTGCGCAGGCTGGCCGACGAGGGCCTCGCGGTGCTGCTGGTCTCCAGCGAGGTGCCCGAGGTGCTCGGACTCGCCGACCGGGTGCTGGTGCTGCGGGAGGGCCGGGTCGTCCATGAGGCGCCCGCCACCGAACTCGACGAACACCGCGTACTCGATCTCGTCATGGAAGGAAGTCCCGTGCCCACGCAGACCCCGTCCACGGCAGCCGCGCAGCCGGCGGCCCCGTCCACGGAAGGGAGCCCGGCGTCATGA
- a CDS encoding DUF11 domain-containing protein has protein sequence MRGKRRRTAQAARRVGGVTAACCVLGAGFSMLTPLGPANAAEVVPSPADSATGTVTTGPGTATGDAAAGTGPEADRAAAPPSGAEGNVPGAAGATGGAGATGATSAAGADGADGADGADGADGSRTGLVGATGAADGTGGASGGGPIDDASSDAARGTALAGTEAGTGTTASAGTTESPAPPVTGGPGAGHRVIAQDGPDVRTAPAPAPAPTYADSTAPAPGATPTPDARPAPSRSGAPTTSAPAAPPTPTPAPPTLTPTPTATATATPTAPASPTAPPTGTATPTPSETALGTPESGAPGPGPAPARADLALSSEFVPRAATHRLAAEGDGLTHTYRLTAINHGPARAVDVVVTDELPAALEYVSGPRDCAARGRTVTCGPLAALRAGESYSWLITVRLSPGYTGDGSDITNIAAVSSGTPDPDHGNNQVSLGGLGGVPPGVGIADLSLGKAAVLPEGRSWVVPGDTFTYRVEVRNQGPGTARDVKVTDPLPRVLSFVSSPDGCAVSGPTRQLVTCPSLERLPAGEHAVYRIVVRALDETTLRGGSGGGGHGGHQHQGCEIENLATVTSSTRDPDPADNTNPPGTTGPGGGPLYLKHPGGKPSPHPTRPPTPRPTPHPTRPGDGHGPGHGHDHGHGKPGGGRPHLADSGREVPGWLPWSAGAALTTGGLLVFLARRRDGS, from the coding sequence ATGAGAGGCAAACGTCGACGGACCGCGCAGGCGGCCCGCCGGGTCGGCGGGGTGACCGCCGCGTGCTGTGTGCTGGGGGCGGGGTTCTCGATGCTCACCCCGCTGGGCCCGGCGAACGCGGCCGAGGTCGTGCCGTCCCCCGCGGACAGCGCCACCGGAACGGTCACGACCGGCCCCGGTACGGCGACCGGGGACGCGGCGGCCGGAACCGGCCCGGAGGCCGACCGCGCGGCGGCGCCTCCGTCCGGTGCGGAGGGGAACGTACCGGGCGCGGCGGGGGCTACGGGCGGGGCCGGTGCGACTGGGGCTACCAGTGCGGCCGGTGCTGACGGTGCTGACGGTGCTGACGGTGCTGACGGTGCTGACGGCTCACGGACCGGCCTGGTCGGCGCGACCGGGGCAGCCGACGGTACGGGTGGGGCAAGTGGGGGCGGGCCGATCGACGACGCGTCGTCAGACGCGGCGCGGGGCACGGCCCTCGCGGGGACGGAAGCGGGTACGGGGACGACAGCGAGCGCGGGGACCACGGAGTCACCCGCACCTCCCGTGACCGGAGGACCCGGTGCCGGACACCGCGTCATCGCCCAGGACGGGCCCGACGTACGGACCGCACCGGCTCCGGCCCCCGCACCCACCTACGCCGACAGCACCGCACCAGCGCCCGGCGCCACCCCCACGCCGGACGCACGCCCCGCGCCCTCGCGCTCCGGCGCACCCACCACGTCCGCCCCGGCCGCGCCCCCCACGCCCACCCCCGCGCCCCCGACGCTGACACCCACACCGACAGCCACAGCCACAGCGACACCGACGGCACCGGCCTCCCCCACCGCACCACCCACCGGCACCGCCACCCCCACGCCCTCGGAAACCGCCCTGGGGACCCCCGAATCCGGCGCCCCCGGCCCCGGCCCCGCACCCGCGCGCGCCGACCTCGCGCTCAGCTCCGAGTTCGTGCCGCGTGCGGCCACGCACCGGCTGGCCGCCGAGGGCGACGGGCTCACCCACACCTACCGGCTCACGGCGATCAACCACGGACCGGCGCGCGCGGTCGACGTGGTCGTCACCGATGAACTGCCCGCCGCCCTGGAGTACGTCTCCGGGCCGCGCGACTGCGCGGCCCGGGGCCGTACCGTCACCTGCGGGCCGCTCGCCGCGCTCAGGGCGGGCGAGTCGTACTCCTGGCTGATCACCGTCCGGCTGTCCCCCGGGTACACCGGCGACGGCTCCGACATCACCAACATCGCCGCCGTGTCCTCCGGTACACCCGACCCGGACCACGGGAACAACCAGGTGTCGCTGGGCGGTCTGGGCGGTGTCCCGCCGGGCGTGGGCATCGCGGACCTCTCGCTCGGCAAGGCCGCCGTCCTTCCCGAAGGACGGTCCTGGGTGGTGCCCGGCGACACCTTCACGTACCGCGTCGAGGTACGCAACCAGGGCCCGGGGACGGCCCGGGACGTCAAGGTCACCGATCCGCTGCCCCGGGTCCTGAGCTTCGTCTCCTCACCGGACGGCTGCGCGGTGTCCGGCCCCACCCGGCAACTGGTGACATGTCCGTCGCTGGAGCGGCTCCCGGCCGGGGAGCACGCGGTGTACCGGATCGTCGTACGGGCGCTGGACGAGACCACCCTGCGCGGCGGGTCGGGCGGCGGCGGGCACGGCGGCCATCAGCACCAGGGCTGCGAGATCGAGAACCTCGCCACGGTGACCTCCTCCACCCGGGACCCGGACCCGGCCGACAACACCAACCCGCCCGGCACCACCGGCCCCGGCGGCGGCCCCCTGTACCTCAAGCACCCGGGAGGCAAGCCCAGCCCGCACCCGACCCGGCCGCCCACCCCGCGTCCCACTCCGCACCCCACCCGCCCCGGCGACGGGCACGGGCCGGGCCACGGACACGATCACGGGCACGGGAAGCCGGGCGGCGGCCGTCCGCACCTCGCGGACTCCGGCCGGGAGGTTCCCGGCTGGCTGCCCTGGTCCGCGGGCGCGGCGCTGACCACGGGCGGTCTCCTGGTGTTCCTCGCCCGCCGCCGGGACGGCTCGTGA